One Natator depressus isolate rNatDep1 chromosome 3, rNatDep2.hap1, whole genome shotgun sequence DNA segment encodes these proteins:
- the LOC141983731 gene encoding brain and acute leukemia cytoplasmic protein-like isoform X1, whose product MGCGGSRTDGLEPRYQENWTKETESTWLMNTDADIPLSALQTIPQESSPGAAFGREKSTMNSGDFFDDGIPNPAQAYLKVCSVTSDLSLNEAKAPAGGSQVTHKPLNRLSPSGTTVQKKSVLCPEEILSRNSILDLRNLPTQPFAGKNSRPSGDPTAWPTSKSPS is encoded by the exons atgggctgtgggggcagccGGACGGACGGCCTGGAGCCGAGGTACCAGGAGAACTGGACCAAAGAGACGGAGTCTACCTGGCTGATGAACACAGATGCCGACATCCCGCTCTCCGCCCTCCAGACCATCCCACAGGAGAGCTCCCCTGGGGCTGCCTTTGGCAGGGAGAAGAGCACGATGAACTCAG GAGATTTCTTTGACGATGGGATTCCTAACCCAGCGCAGGCCTACTTGAAAGTTTGCTCTGTGACGTCTGATTTGTCCTTGAATGAAGCCAAAGCTCCAGCTGGTGGAAGTCAAGTAACCCACAAGCCATTGAATAGACTCTCGCCCTCTGGAACAACAGTGCAGAAAAAAAGTGTGCTCTGTCCTGAGGAG attttgagcagaaattccatcctggacctgagaaaccttccaaCGCAACCCTTTGCTGGGAAAAATTCCAG aCCAAGTGGTGATCCAACCGCATGGCCAACAAGCAAGTCACCATCATGA
- the LOC141983731 gene encoding brain and acute leukemia cytoplasmic protein-like isoform X2, translated as MGCGGSRTDGLEPRYQENWTKETESTWLMNTDADIPLSALQTIPQESSPGAAFGREKSTMNSGDFFDDGIPNPAQAYLKVCSVTSDLSLNEAKAPAGGSQVTHKPLNRLSPSGTTVQKKSVLCPEETKW; from the exons atgggctgtgggggcagccGGACGGACGGCCTGGAGCCGAGGTACCAGGAGAACTGGACCAAAGAGACGGAGTCTACCTGGCTGATGAACACAGATGCCGACATCCCGCTCTCCGCCCTCCAGACCATCCCACAGGAGAGCTCCCCTGGGGCTGCCTTTGGCAGGGAGAAGAGCACGATGAACTCAG GAGATTTCTTTGACGATGGGATTCCTAACCCAGCGCAGGCCTACTTGAAAGTTTGCTCTGTGACGTCTGATTTGTCCTTGAATGAAGCCAAAGCTCCAGCTGGTGGAAGTCAAGTAACCCACAAGCCATTGAATAGACTCTCGCCCTCTGGAACAACAGTGCAGAAAAAAAGTGTGCTCTGTCCTGAGGAG aCCAAGTGGTGA